The proteins below are encoded in one region of Streptomyces marianii:
- a CDS encoding SHOCT domain-containing protein, giving the protein MDDTVYLAYDYPVLGAFWTVMWIFLWVVWLVLLFRVFVDIFRDHEMSGWAKAAWLIFMLLIPFLGVLVYVIVRGKDMGKREITHAQEQQEAFNAYIRQTAKGAGPGDELARLSELKAKGDLSEEEFQRAKDKLLS; this is encoded by the coding sequence ATGGACGACACGGTCTACCTCGCTTACGACTATCCGGTTCTGGGCGCGTTCTGGACCGTGATGTGGATCTTCCTCTGGGTCGTGTGGCTGGTGCTGCTCTTCCGTGTCTTCGTGGACATCTTCCGTGACCACGAGATGAGCGGCTGGGCCAAGGCGGCCTGGTTGATCTTCATGCTGCTGATTCCGTTCCTCGGCGTGCTGGTCTACGTGATCGTCCGCGGCAAGGACATGGGCAAGCGCGAGATCACGCACGCGCAGGAGCAGCAGGAAGCCTTCAACGCGTACATCCGGCAGACCGCCAAGGGTGCCGGCCCGGGGGACGAGCTTGCCCGGCTCTCCGAGCTCAAGGCCAAGGGTGACCTGAGCGAGGAGGAGTTCCAGCGAGCCAAGGACAAGCTCCTGAGTTGA
- a CDS encoding DUF7144 family membrane protein: protein MTQPTTGHSKSYFAWAGGLTMFAGVVLIIAGFLDFFRGIMGIANDDVFVATPGYVFRFDLTAWGWLHLIFGIVAIAAGFALFKGALWARILGIALAGVLLVVNFLSLPYYPLWSLVAIALYIAIIWALCVGRSQEEKI from the coding sequence ATGACCCAACCGACCACCGGACACTCCAAGAGCTACTTCGCCTGGGCCGGAGGCCTGACGATGTTCGCGGGAGTGGTCCTGATCATCGCCGGATTCCTCGATTTCTTCCGCGGAATCATGGGCATCGCGAACGACGACGTCTTCGTGGCGACGCCCGGCTACGTCTTCCGATTCGACCTCACCGCATGGGGCTGGCTGCATCTGATCTTCGGGATCGTAGCCATCGCGGCCGGATTCGCCCTCTTCAAGGGCGCTCTGTGGGCGCGGATCCTCGGCATCGCCCTCGCGGGAGTGCTGCTGGTCGTCAACTTCCTCTCCCTGCCGTACTACCCGCTGTGGTCCCTGGTCGCGATCGCCCTCTACATCGCGATCATCTGGGCCCTGTGCGTGGGACGGTCGCAGGAGGAGAAGATCTGA
- a CDS encoding ABC transporter permease, with protein sequence MTATPDDCLARNEWVCGAYLSTRREILWDATLQHLQLTFASVALALLLAVPLAVAARRWRWAVGPVLGVTTILYTIPSLAMFSLLLPVYGLSASLVVAGLVLYSLTLLVRNVLAGLRSVPAETRQAARGMGYGPTRQLLAVELPLALPAAMAGLRIATVSAVSLVTIGAIVGFGGLGNLIYSGMNTYFKAQVLTASVLCVLIAVAADLVLLGVQRMLTPWMRPARRTAA encoded by the coding sequence GTGACGGCCACTCCCGACGACTGCCTCGCACGCAACGAGTGGGTCTGCGGCGCCTATCTCTCCACCCGCCGCGAGATCCTCTGGGACGCCACTCTCCAGCACCTCCAGCTGACGTTCGCCTCCGTGGCGCTGGCGCTGCTCCTCGCCGTGCCGCTGGCCGTCGCGGCCCGGCGGTGGCGCTGGGCCGTCGGTCCCGTGCTCGGGGTGACGACGATCCTCTACACGATCCCGTCCCTGGCGATGTTCTCGCTGCTGCTCCCGGTGTACGGGCTGTCCGCGTCACTGGTCGTCGCAGGGCTCGTGCTGTACTCCCTCACCCTCCTGGTCCGCAACGTCCTCGCGGGGCTCCGCTCCGTCCCCGCGGAGACCCGGCAGGCCGCACGCGGCATGGGCTACGGCCCGACGCGGCAGCTTCTCGCCGTCGAACTGCCGCTGGCCCTGCCCGCCGCGATGGCCGGGCTGCGGATCGCGACCGTGTCCGCCGTCTCGCTGGTCACCATCGGCGCGATCGTCGGTTTCGGCGGGCTGGGAAACCTCATCTACTCGGGGATGAACACCTACTTCAAGGCCCAGGTGCTCACGGCCTCGGTGCTCTGCGTACTCATCGCCGTGGCCGCCGACCTCGTCCTGCTGGGCGTCCAGCGGATGCTCACGCCGTGGATGCGACCCGCGCGGCGGACCGCCGCGTGA